The following coding sequences lie in one Nerophis lumbriciformis linkage group LG02, RoL_Nlum_v2.1, whole genome shotgun sequence genomic window:
- the mrps6 gene encoding small ribosomal subunit protein bS6m has protein sequence MLYTSSPKTFSPRVITWSTLTAYWKCLPPIEYFYFYSLLFAVIMPRYELALILKAMQRPETAATLRRTVEALMERGAVVRDMENIGERLLPFVITKHNQRHRRGSYFLIDFYAAPSILTGLLDHLHRDVDVVRPTVLKNDKETSEQTCCGPKL, from the coding sequence ATGCTTTATACGTCATCACCGAAGACCTTCTCTCCTCGTGTCATAACATGGTCGACATTGACCGCCTACTGGAAATGTCTGCCACCAATTgagtatttctatttttattcgCTTCTCTTTGCCGTAATAATGCCTCGGTACGAACTGGCCCTTATTCTTAAAGCCATGCAGCGGCCGGAGACTGCAGCTACTCTGCGGCGGACTGTGGAGGCGCTGATGGAGCGGGGCGCTGTGGTGAGAGACATGGAGAATATAGGAGAGAGACTTCTTCCATTTGTGATAACCAAACACAACCAGAGACACCGCAGAGGATCATACTTTTTGATTGACTTCTACGCCGCTCCCAGCATCCTCACAGGCTTGCTCGACCACTTGCACCGGGACGTGGATGTGGTGAGGCCTACCGTGCTGAAGAACGACAAGGAGACTTCCGAACAAACATGTTGTGGACCTAAACTGTGA
- the nolc1 gene encoding nucleolar and coiled-body phosphoprotein 1 encodes MAEQKSVPSDLYKCVYSFLIENKFSKAAQQFVKQIKVSPQDPNEESLLKIYDFWVKSPQAKKRKALADKTEDAGPSSKKAKNSKESSSSEESSSEEDEAKAKQKKATTPTIKAAATKAESSSSEEEKAPAKAPVKTPVKVPVKPPLAAAGTTRKKDSSSSSEESDSEDEQAAKAPPSKAVGAAKPKGATPAKEKEESSSSEESSEDEEPAKVKKAPVKAVQVKTVAAAPESSSEDSSSEDEAPPAKKPKSGAYNAVPPPTSTIKKAPVESAKPTPAKKAVPAKSTVKKPAAKKESSSESSESSSEEEDVKKPPAKVTPAKASQVKQTPAKKDKSSSSDSDSSSEDEAQAKPAAKVAVPVAKPATPAGKAAAAESSSDSDSSSEDEKPTKAKATPTQPAAKAAVPAAKAAVPPAKASKPAAKAAAESSSDSDSSSEDEEEPVKAKPANTKPATTLAKAATPAKAAAKSSSESESSSEDEEPTKAKAPVKPAAKKAATPAKATASKSSSESESSSEDEEPTKAKAPVKPAAKKAATPAKAAAKSSSESEPTKAKAPVKPAAKKAATPAKATASKSSSESESSSEDEEPTKAKAPVKPAVKKAATPAKATASKSSSESESSSEDEEPTKAKAPVKPAAKKAPTPAKATASKSSSESESSSEDEEPTKAKAPVKPAVKKAATPAKATASKSSSESESSSEDEEPTKAKAPVKPAAKKAATPAKAAAKSSSESEPTKAKAPVKPAAKKAATPAKATASKSSSESESSSEDEEPTKAKAPVKPAVKKAATPAKATASKSSSESESSSEDEEPTKAKAPVKPAAKKAATPAKTTASKSSSESESSSEDEEPTKAKAPVKPAVKKAATPAKPAAAAESSSDSDSSSEDEPAKAKAAPTSKAAPKAKPPAKAAAAESSSDDSSSEEDEEPAKAKPAATKAATPAAKAKPAVTKAAAPKVAKKPSNAAAEESSDDSSDSDTQTKKTPAKAAVVNGIALKAASAKPAESSSSESSSEEEEAVVKSSAKTSTPAASCKPTAAAKDSSSSSDSSEDEAPKKAATAPSTPKTNGTNGKQSSESEKEEKVKNKTPKNKRETTTPQTFPKENKKTNAPFRRIRDEDVEVDPRLADNSFDAKYRSNGDWGEKANNVLRFTKGKSFRHEKTKKKRGSYQGGAISTTVNSIKFDSD; translated from the exons ATGGCGGAGCAAAAGTCGGTGCCGAGCGATTTGTATAAATGCGTGTACTCGTTTCTGATTGAGAACAAATTCTCAAAGGCGGCTCAGCAATTCGTCAAACAAATTAAAGTG AGCCCACAGGATCCAAATGAGGAAAGTCTTCTCAAAATCTACGACTTCTGGGTGAA ATCTCCCCAAGCTAAAAAACGAAAAGCACTTGCTGACAAGACTGAAGATGCTGGCCCATCAAGCAAGAAGGCAAAAAACAGCAAGGAGAGCTCCAGCAGTGAAGAGTCCAGCAGTGAGGAAGATGAAGCTAAGGCTAAACAAAAAAAGGCTACAACACCTACTA ttaAGGCAGCAGCTACTAAAGCGGAATCTAGCAGCAGTGAAGAAGAGAAGGCTCCAGCCAAAGCTCCTGTCAAGACTCCTGTTAAG GTTCCTGTGAAACCACCACTAGCAGCTGCAGGCACCACAAGGAAGAAAGACAGCAGTTCTAGCAGTGAGGAATCAGACTCTGAAGACGAACAGGCCGCCAAAGCTCCTCCATCAA AGGCAGTGGGTGCTGCTAAGCCCAAAGGTGCTACTCCTGCTAAAGAAAAGGAAGAAAGCAGCAGCAGTGAGGAAAGTTCTGAGGATGAGGAACCAGCCAAGGTGAAGAAG GCTCCAGTCAAAGCTGTCCAAGTAAAAACTGTTGCTGCAGCTCCTGAATCAAGCAGTGAAGATTCGTCATCTGAAGATGAGGCGCCACCCGCAAAGAAACCCAAATCAG GAGCATACAATGCAGTTCCACCTCCTACTTCAACAATCAAGAAGGCTCCAGTTGAATCAGCTAAACCTACCCCCGCAAAAAAGGCTGTGCCTGCTAAATCTACAGTGAAGAAGCCTGCTGCAAAGAAGGAGTCCAGTTCTGAGAGCTCAG AATCAAGCTCGGAGGAAGAAGATGTAAAAAAGCCTCCAGCCAAGGTCACACCAGCTAAAGCGTCCCAAGTCAAACAGACCCCAGCAAAAAAGGACAAGTCATCAAGCTCAG ATTCTGACAGTAGCTCAGAAGATGAAGCTCAAGCAAAGCCTGCTGCTAAAGTGGCTGTTCCTGTGGCTAAACCTGCCACTCCGGCTGGAAAGGCTGCTGCAGCAGAAAGCAGTTCAGACTCTGACTCTTCATCTGAGGATGAAAAACCTACGAAGGCCAAAGCAACCCCAACTCAACCTGCTGCAAAGGCTGCTGTTCCTGCTGCAAAGGCTGCTGTTCCTCCTGCAAAGGCCTCAAAACCTGCTGCAAAAGCTGCTGCAGAGAGCAGCTCAGACTCTGACTCCTCCTCTGAAGACGAGGAAGAACCAGTCAAAGCCAAGCCGGCAAACACTAAACCTGCAACTACTCTTGCCAAAGCGGCTACTCCAGCAAAGGCAGCAGCAAAAAGCAGCTCGGAATCAGAATCCTCATCTGAGGATGAAGAACCTACAAAAGCCAAGGCTCCAGTTAAACCTGCTGCGAAGAAAGCCGCTACCCCAGCAAAGGCAACAGCATCTAAAAGCAGCTCGGAGTCTGAATCCTCATCTGAGGATGAAGAACCCACAAAAGCCAAGGCTCCAGTTAAACCTGCTGCTAAGAAAGCTGCTACCCCAGCAAAGGCAGCAGCAAAAAGCAGCTCTGAATCAGAACCCACAAAAGCCAAGGCTCCAGTTAAACCTGCTGCTAAGAAAGCTGCTACCCCAGCAAAGGCAACAGCATCTAAAAGCAGCTCGGAGTCAGAATCCTCATCTGAGGATGAAGAACCCACAAAAGCCAAGGCTCCAGTTAAACCTGCTGTTAAGAAAGCTGCTACCCCAGCAAAGGCAACAGCATCTAAAAGCAGCTCGGAGTCTGAATCTTCATCTGAGGATGAAGAACCTACAAAAGCCAAGGCTCCAGTTAAACCTGCTGCTAAGAAAGCACCTACCCCAGCAAAGGCAACTGCATCTAAAAGCAGCTCAGAGTCAGAATCCTCATCTGAGGATGAAGAACCGACAAAAGCCAAGGCTCCAGTTAAACCTGCTGTTAAGAAAGCTGCTACCCCAGCAAAGGCAACAGCATCTAAAAGCAGCTCGGAGTCTGAATCCTCATCTGAGGATGAAGAACCCACAAAAGCCAAGGCTCCAGTTAAACCTGCTGCTAAGAAAGCTGCTACCCCAGCAAAGGCAGCAGCAAAAAGCAGCTCGGAATCAGAACCCACAAAAGCCAAGGCTCCAGTTAAACCTGCTGCTAAGAAAGCTGCTACCCCAGCAAAGGCAACAGCATCTAAAAGCAGCTCGGAGTCAGAATCCTCATCTGAGGATGAAGAACCCACAAAAGCCAAGGCTCCAGTTAAACCTGCTGTTAAGAAAGCTGCTACCCCAGCAAAGGCAACAGCATCTAAAAGCAGCTCGGAGTCTGAATCTTCATCTGAGGATGAAGAACCTACAAAAGCCAAGGCTCCAGTTAAACCTGCTGCTAAGAAAGCAGCTACCCCAGCAAAGACAACAGCATCTAAAAGCAGCTCGGAGTCTGAATCCTCATCTGAGGATGAAGAACCCACAAAAGCCAAGGCTCCAGTTAAACCTGCTGTTAAGAAAGCTGCTACCCCAGCAAAACCTGCAGCTGCTGCCGAAAGCAGCTCAGACTCTGACTCCTCTTCTGAAGACGAGCCAGCGAAAGCAAAGGCAGCGCCCACTTCAAAGGCAGCCCCGAAAGCAAAACCTCCAGCAAAGGCAGCAGCAGCTGAAAGCAGCTCTGACGACTCCTCGTCCGAGGAAGATGAGGAACCTGCTAAAGCTAAGCCAGCTGCGACTAAAGCAGCCACTCCTGCAGCCAAAGCGAAACCTGCGGTGACAAAGGCAGCTGCACCTAAAGTGGCCAAGAAACCTAGCAATGCTGCAGCAGAGGAGTCCAGTGATGACAGTTCAGACTCTGATACTCAAACCAAGAAGACACCTGCCAAGGCTGCCGTCGTCAATGGCATCGCTCTCAAAGCTGCATCGGCCAAGCCTGCGGAGTCTTCATCCAGTGAGAGCAGTTCAGAGGAAGAGGAAGCCGTCGTGAAAAGTTCTGCTAAAACCTCTACACCTGCAGCATCGTGCAAGCCAACAGCGGCTGCTAAAGACAGCAGTTCCTCCTCAGACAGCTCAGAGGATGAGGCGCCTAAAAAAGCTGCCACAGCGCCCAGCACTCCTAAAACCAACG GCACCAATGGAAAGCAGTCGTCAGAAagcgaaaaagaagaaaaagtgaAAAACAAGACTCCAAAAAACAAGAGAGAAACCACAACACCACAGACCTTtcctaaagaaaataaaaaa ACTAACGCACCGTTCCGAAGAATAAGAGACGAAGATGTGGAGGTAGACCCCCGCCTTGCAGATAATTCTTTTGATGCAAAG